A stretch of DNA from Paenibacillus segetis:
ATGCCAATATCCGTTCTGCCCTTCAATATGCTTTTATAACAGAACGAATCTCATCTAATCCAGCAGATAAAGTACTTCGACCAAAAAAAGAACCTTTCGTCGGCAGCTCTTATACTGCTGAAGAAGTAAATCAACTATTGGAAATTGTGAGAGGTACCCAGATTGAGCTTTCGATAATCCTGGCTGCTTTTTACGGAATGCGGAGAAGTGAAGCATTGGGAGTAAAATGGACAGCAATTGATATGGTTCACCGTACAATTACTGTTAAGCACACTGTAACTACTGCGTCTCTTAATGGAAAGCTGATTACTATCGCAAAGGACCGTACAAAAAACAAACCGAGTAGACGAACCCTTCCCCTTGTAGATGCATTCTATGACCTCCTAGTGCGTCTTAAACAGCAGCAAGAGATAAACCGGCGGGTATGCGGCGATTCTTACTGTACAGAGCATCTGGCCTATATTAGCGTTGATGAGATGGGCCACCTTACCAAGCCCAATTATATATCTCAGCACTTTGCTCTGGTTCTTAGAAAGAATGGTCTGCGACATATTCGGTATCATGATCTGCGACATAGTTGCGCTACATTATTGTTGGCCAACGGGGTTAGTATGAAAGAAGTACAAGAATGGTTAGGCCACAGCGACTACTCCACTACTGCAAACATTTACGCACACCTGGAGTACAGTTCAAAAATTTCTTCAGCTAATGTTATGAATCAAGTCCTAAAAATAAAAGACAGTCCATTAGAATAATTCCTAGTGAACTGTCTTAGTTAAAGTATACCGGCGAGAGGACTCGAACCTCCACGGTTTCCCAAACGATTTTGAGTCGTTCGCGTCTGCCATTCCGCCACGCCGGCAAATTATTATTTCTCCATAACTCCTCTAGATAAAGGAGAGAACTGAAGGAGAGAACTTTGAAAAAATCTTATAAAAAAAAACAATCATACCAAGACTTTAGCGGTTAATTCTTTGACTAACGTACTCGATTTTGAGTCGAGCGCGTCTGCCATTCCGCCACACCGGCAAATAAAGAAGTATTCTGTTGTTAATCAAAACGATGCGGAAGACCAGACTTGAACTGGTACGATAGTCACCTACCGCAGGATTTTAAGTCCTGTGCGTCTGCCGATTCCGCCACTCCCGCAAGTGTAAAATTATGGAGGCGCCACCCAGATTTGAACTGGGGATAAAGCTTTTGCAGAGCTGTGCCTTACCACTTGGCTATGGCGCCGTAATATATG
This window harbors:
- a CDS encoding site-specific integrase, which encodes MIAGHLQKKKGLFYIVLNCKDENGKRKPKWIPTGLSIKGNKKRAEIMLLEVRKSFSEPSDEEEIKLLSEPAGKIDEFTTSVIPDTKTPIDPDDILFADFMLEWLEIVKPSIELITYISYTNAVQVRIVPYFREKGISLLSLKPYHIQDFYKYAFTELNVKANTVIHYHANIRSALQYAFITERISSNPADKVLRPKKEPFVGSSYTAEEVNQLLEIVRGTQIELSIILAAFYGMRRSEALGVKWTAIDMVHRTITVKHTVTTASLNGKLITIAKDRTKNKPSRRTLPLVDAFYDLLVRLKQQQEINRRVCGDSYCTEHLAYISVDEMGHLTKPNYISQHFALVLRKNGLRHIRYHDLRHSCATLLLANGVSMKEVQEWLGHSDYSTTANIYAHLEYSSKISSANVMNQVLKIKDSPLE